From Coffea arabica cultivar ET-39 chromosome 10e, Coffea Arabica ET-39 HiFi, whole genome shotgun sequence, one genomic window encodes:
- the LOC113711888 gene encoding putative 1-phosphatidylinositol-3-phosphate 5-kinase FAB1D translates to MPSISTSASLRSSESGLSSCSDFSIDANSDGRVYLEECSTDSSQEDSVCSAKNQLNDHSSEFQTNGVQRPSTSVKNDLLGINVVNDTWINRDIENAGTLHDKEASDHNLERFGSVIDEGSASLPGNDEMDAQFWLPPEPEDYIDDIEGSVINYDEDDDESVDGINWGSPSSLSSFGDERSGAHKFKEVKRKAMEEVMNGKFKALVDQLLKSVGVVSSAKDGNSWVDIVTLLSWEAAKFVKPDAAEGKAMDPDGYVKIKCISSGFPCQSRMIKGLVFKKHAAHKHMPTKYTNPRLMLIQGALGLSSNGLSSFESMQQEKDSMRAIIDVIDMYQPNVVLVEKTVSRDIQESILAKGMTLVLDMKLHRLERVARCTGSPILSPDSLVGQKLRQCDSFHFEKFVEEHAVIAETGKKPSKTLMFLEGCPTRLGCTILLMGADSDQLKRIKCVVRCAVVMAYHFILETYFLLDQRAMFSTIPISEVVNLALTNQELSPHGASDPTSCNGDPVIDSGASSTIPISDEFGEEVTQYLNSEPEANLSFSFESYNPLILSGLSSLSASLKKVMGDNFPLISSSSQAMSSYFGFDGRTSDDQGQTDVQIPISQKTIDHCDTEIKITADDGKGHDRPQSHPLPMPFETQMSSGDYEEHIPSKDDIKAVLDSESILVLMSSRNSSRGTMCEHSHFSHIKFYRNFDVPLGKFLHENLLNQRLQCKTCGQLPEAHFYYYAHHNKQLTIHVRRLPTDKILPGQSDGKLWMWSCCGKCVSHNGSSKSTKRVLISTAARGLSFGKFLELSFSNPSSFRRKSSCGHSLHQDYLFFFGLGPLVAMFKYSKVATYSVSLTPEKLEFGNSVRGEVLKEEFEDVYEKGISLFLEIEKSLKEVGSRYLGMTLNLQGTIKDFSDIEDMLKEERSQFEDDIRNVLKNGNGDGAIYKFLRLNKLRLELLLGSRIWDRRLNYLLSSELSVAGSKTIDSRVAKQICMETSQAKADGLDITIEDPENVSNIIPSLEIKLVTSEEANSFQKEVPIEGLVQGTIGNGALQDSLNKPDIFDGSHDGDDNLQDNIPKFVQVQEDKVVPITTDVEGSVLDSNSCQTVRSHFRSSFNIENEKGWMWAPFREIQHEYMNDLWRGYFPKFDSVSSFAQDTTGYKLINDEGSKLQIPLGLDDYVVSDYEDEFSSIIACALALLKDLPIVSQELDEDFRKGKGMMTSNDNSQSLTRIFSLASPHWSSTGYLDADGIYSSTSISSEESHFSSFDSLDLLDSVVSLAAVHPEVSLGIGKVPGKRKYSVICLYSSQFRHLRNRCCPSEIDYIASLSRCRNWDAKGGKSKSFFAKTLDDRFIIKEIKRTEFEAFLKFASNYFEYMNECYELGNQTCLAKILGIYQVTIRQTKNGKETRHDLMVMENLSFGRNIIRQYDLKGALHARFNSTGNADDVLLDQNFVNDMNVSPLYVSRKSKRILQRAVWNDTNFLQSINVMDYSLLVGVDAQKRELVCGIIDYLRQYTWDKQLENWVKSSLVPKNQQPTIISPKEYKKRFRKFIDTHFLSVPDHWCSQRSSNPCRLCGMGDDDDCLHSNSQELGENNDKICHFEQQGEQDGSSHGKSQEGKENGNVS, encoded by the exons ATGCCATCAATAAGTACAAGTGCTTCCTTGAGAAGCAGTGAAAGTGGTCTATCGAGTTGCA GTGATTTTTCTATTGATGCAAACTCAGATGGAAG GGTTTATTTGGAGGAATGTAGCACGGATAGCAGTCAAGAAGATTCTGTTTGCAGTGCAAAGaaccaattaaatgatcatAGCTCAGAATTTCAGACTAATGGAGTTCAAAGACCCAGTACTTCTGTGAAAAATGACCTCCTGGGAATAAATGTTGTAAATGATACTTGGATTAACAGAGACATAGAAAATGCAGGAACTCTTCATGATAAGGAAGCCAGTGATCATAATTTGGAAAGATTTGGTTCAGTGATTGATGAGGGAAGTGCAAGCTTACCAGGTAATGATGAGATGGATGCCCAGTTTTGGCTACCCCCAGAGCCTGAGGATTATATTGATGATATTGAGGGTAGTGTGATCAATTatgatgaggatgatgatgaatCTGTTGATGGTATAAATTGGGGTAGCCCAAGCTCTTTAAGCAGCTTTGGAGATGAAAGAAGTGGGGCCCACAAATTCAAAGAGGTAAAGCGAAAAGCGATGGAAGAGGTGATGAATGGGAAGTTTAAGGCCCTTGTTGATCAACTACTTAAATCTGTTGGTGTTGTCTCTTCTGCAAAAGATGGAAATAGTTGGGTAGATATCGTTACTCTTTTGTCATGGGAGGCTGCTAAATTTGTGAAGCCAGATGCTGCAGAAGGAAAAGCAATGGATCCTGATGGATATGTAAAAATCAAATGTATCTCCAGTGGTTTTCCATGTCAAAG CCGAATGATTAAAGGGCTGGTCTTTAAAAAGCACGCTGCGCACAAACACATGCCCACAAAGTACACCAATCCTAGATTGATGTTGATTCAGGGTGCCCTTGGACTTTCATCAAATGGACTATCATCATTTGAGTCAATGCAGCAG GAGAAGGATAGTATGAGAGCCATCATTGATGTGATAGACATGTACCAACCAAATGTGGTGTTGGTAGAGAAAACTGTTTCTCGTGATATACAAGAGTCCATCTTGGCAAAAGGAATGACGCTGGTCCTTGATATGAAGCTTCATCGTCTGGAGAGGGTTGCTCGTTGCACAGGTTCACCCATCTTGTCTCCAGATTCTCTGGTTGGCCAGAAGCTTAGGCAGTGTGattcttttcattttgaaaagtttgtGGAAGAACACGCTGTTATTGCCGAAACTGGCAAGAAACCGAGCAAAACATTGATGTTTCTAGAGGGATGCCCAACTCGTCTTGGATGCACG ATTTTGTTGATGGGAGCTGACAGTGATCAACTGAAGAGAATCAAATGTGTGGTCCGCTGTGCAGTTGTCATGGCATATCATTTTATCTTGGAGACTTACTTCCTTTTAGATCAGAGGGCAATGTTCTCAACTATTCCTATTAGTGAAGTAGTGAACCTTGCACTAACCAATCAAGAATTATCACCCCATGGAGCTAGTGATCCAACTTCCTGCAATGGTGATCCTGTTATTGATTCTGGTGCATCATCAACAATTCCCATTTCTGATGAGTTTGGTGAAGAAGTTACCCAATATTTGAATTCGGAGCCCGAAGCTAATTTGTCATTTTCATTTGAGTCATATAAtccactcattctttcggggctgTCATCTCTCTCAGCTTCTTTGAAAAAAGTTATGGGGGATAATTTTCCTCTTATCTCTAGTTCAAGTCAGGCTATGTCTTCATACTTCGGCTTTGATGGGAGGACATCTGATGATCAGGGGCAAACTGATGTTCAGATTCCTATCTCACAGAAGACCATTGATCACTGTGATACAGAAATTAAGATTACTGCTGATGATGGGAAAGGACATGATCGTCCACAGTCACATCCTCTACCAATGCCTTTTGAAACACAAATGAGTAGTGGAGATTATGAAGAACATATCCCTAGTAAGGATGACATCAAAGCTGTTTTGGATTCTGAGAGTATCTTGGTTTTGATGTCAAGCCGAAATTCTTCTAGAGGGACCATGTGTGAGCATAGTCATTTTTCTCATATCAAGTTCTACAGGAATTTTGATGTTCCGCTTGGAAAGTTTTTGCACGAAAATTTACTCAATCAG AGGCTGCAGTGCAAGACTTGTGGTCAACTACCAGAAGCCCATTTTTATTACTATGCGCATCATAATAAGCAACTCACAATTCACGTAAGACGTCTTCCTACAGATAAGATTTTGCCTGGTCAAAGTGACGGGAAACTTTGGATGTGGAGTTGCTGTGGTAAATGTGTATCCCATAATGGAAGCTCAAAATCCACGAAAAGAGTCTTGATATCAACTGCTGCTCGTGGTTTATCATTTGGAAAGTTTCTGGAGCTGAGCTTTTCAAATCCCTCCTCATTTAGAAGAAAATCTAGTTGTGGGCATTCTTTACACCAGGATTATCTCTTCTTCTTTGG ATTGGGCCCTCTGGTTGCAATGTTCAAATACTCAAAAGTTGCTACTTATTCAGTATCTCTGACACCTGAGAAGCTGGAGTTTGGTAATTCAGTTAGAGGAGAGGTTCTGAAGGAAGAGTTTGAGGAT GTGTACGAGAAAGGAATTTCGTTGTTCCTGGAGATAGAAAAATCTTTGAAGGAGGTAGGATCCCGCTATTTAGGCATGACTCTAAATCTTCAGGGAACAATTAAAGATTTCTCTGATATCGAGGACATGTTGAAGGAGGAAAGATCCCAATTTGAG GATGACATTCGGAATGTTCTGAAGAATGGGAATGGGGATGGAGCTATTTACAAGTTTTTGAGGTTAAACAAACTACGATTGGAGCTACTGCTTGGATCCCGCATCTGGGATAGGCGTCTCAATTATCTGCTATCATCTGAACTTTCTGTGGCAGGGAGTAAAACCATTGACAGCAGAGTAGCAAAACAAATTTGCATGGAAACTTCTCAAGCTAAAGCTGATGGCCTAGACATAACTATAGAGGATCCTGAAAATGTTTCGAACATCATCCCTAGTCTTGAAATCAAGCTTGTTACATCTGAAGAAGCAAACTCTTTTCAAAAGGAAGTTCCTATTGAGGGACTAGTTCAAGGAACTATTGGAAATGGAGCACTTCAAGATTCTTTAAATAAGCCAGATATTTTTGATGGCTCTCATGATGGTGATGACAATCTACAAGACAATATCCCAAAGTTTGTTCAAGTGCAAGAAGATAAAGTAGTACCAATTACAACTGATGTTGAGGGTTCTGTTCTTGATTCAAACAGTTGTCAGACTGTAAGATCTCATTTTAGGTCGTCTTTTAACATAGAAAATGAAAAGGGCTGGATGTGGGCTCCATTTAGAGAAATTCAACATGAATACATGAATGATCTCTGGAGAGGTTACTTCCCAAAATTTGATTCTGTATCTAGCTTTGCTCAAGACACTACAGGTTATAAACTGATAAATGATGAGGGGTCGAAACTTCAAATTCCTCTTGGTTTGGACGACTATGTTGTCTCAGATTATGAAGATGAATTTTCAAGCATAATTGCTTGTGCTCTAGCCTTGTTGAAGGACCTACCTATTGTGAGTCAGGAACTTGATGAGGATTTCAGGAAAGGAAAAGGGATGATGACGTCGAATGATAATTCACAGAGCCTAACACGAATATTTTCTCTTGCCTCCCCTCATTGGTCTTCAACTGGTTATTTGGATGCAGATGGAATTTATTCTTCAACTAGCATATCATCAGAAGAGTCGCACTTCTCAAGCTTTGATAGTCTGGATTTATTGGACTCTGTGGTGTCTTTGGCAGCTGTTCATCCAGAAGTCTCTTTGGGCATTGGAAAAGTTCCGGGAAAGCGAAAATACTCTGTGATATGCTTATATTCCAGCCAATTTCGCCATCTGCGAAATCGATGTTGTCCATCTGAAATTGATTATATTGCTTCCCTAAGTCGTTGCAGGAACTGGGATGCCAAAGGTGGGAAGAGTAAATCTTTCTTTGCTAAAACTCTAGATGATAGGTTCatcataaaagaaattaagaggACCGAGTTTGAAGCTTTCTTGAAGTTTGCTTCAAATTACTTCGAGTATATGAATGAATGCTATGAACTTGGGAACCAGACCTGCCTTGCAAAAATTCTTGGCATTTACCAG GTAACCATTAGACAAAcaaaaaatgggaaagagacaAGACATGATCTAATGGTGATGGAGAACCTTTCTTTTGGTCGAAATATCATACGCCAATACGATCTTAAAGGCGCCTTGCATGCTCGATTTAATTCAACAGGAAATGCTGATGATGTTCTTTTGGaccaaaactttgttaatgaCATGAATGTTTCTCCTCTCTATGTTAGTAGGAAATCAAAGCGAATTCTGCAACGGGCTGTCTGGAATGACACTAATTTCCTCCAG TCTATCAATGTTATGGATTATTCTTTGCTAGTGGGAGTGGATGCTCAGAAACGTGAATTGGTGTGTGGGATCATTGATTATCTGAGGCAATACACCTGGGACAAACAACTTGAGAATTGGGTCAAGTCATCCCTTGTCCCCAAGAACCAGCAGCCAACTATCATCTCTCCCAAAGAGTACAAAAAGCGATTCAGAAAGTTTATCGATACGCATTTCCTCAGTGTTCCTGACCATTGGTGCTCTCAGAGATCCTCAAATCCTTGCAGACTTTGTGGGATGGGAGATGATGATGATTGTTTGCACTCAAATTCTCAAGAGCTAGGGGAGAACAATGATAAGATCTGCCACTTTGAACAGCAAGGCGAACAAGATGGTTCTTCTCATGGTAAATCTCAAGAGGGGAAAGAAAATGGTAATGTTTCGTAA